In Sphaeramia orbicularis chromosome 9, fSphaOr1.1, whole genome shotgun sequence, the sequence TGTTACAGTTATTCTCACACCCTGCCCAACCCAGACTCAGTTAAGGTAAGGACTGATGATGTCTTGAAAAAACATGGATGAGAAGTATAACAAACTACCAGGGACAAAATTATTTCATCACGGTAGTAGTGatgatgaatattaatataaatacaaaCTGCAAGCTAAAGTGAAATCGAAAAACGAAAGACTAATGAAAATCTTAAAACTATAATATATAATTTTGTAATGTATAACTGCATTTTGTGACGAGGAGGTTTCTGAAATTGAGTTTTATCATTATACAACACCTGCCGCCATTCAATACAACTGGCTATTGCCAGGCTGTAACAGAGATGTAACGATTATGGTGTGCACTGAAAAGGGCAATTCATGTGGAATGTAAAATAAATAGCTTATCCTGACAACAAAAGAAATGTATGGCTTCTGTACATTGGAATTTATTGTACACAGCAGGGGTAAAAGCCCTGATATATGTGCACATATCTCCTTTAAAAACTTTGTTCTCTGACTATTCAGGGAGGCATATTTCTCCGACATCTCTGTTGGCCTGTCTTCTATTGTAATTACAATATATTGTGCTTCCACCCATCAGTGGTTTATGTGTGCTCATTCAATTTGTCCAGAGTTTTTGCAGATGCAAATGTCATGGAAGATTGTAATATTCTACAGTCCTATAAAGAGAGAATTTCTGTTGATATTTCAGAGTAGTAGTATAACCATAAGTAAAAAGCTAGGAAGTATCTGAATTGCTATTAGTTAGATGGTGGTGCTATAGCAATGGCAACATAGCATAATTGTTATCTCTTGTTACATCTCTGacaacatgcatgcatacattttGTGTCCGGGGCCAATGCTCATTCACACATAATATACTTGATTCTTCTCTCAGGACTGGAACCATCTGCTGTCATCCTTATCACAGTACCAGCTGTGCACAAAAGCCAATGAAAGTTCACCTGAGCTGGTCTACCCTGTCCCTTCTGCTCTAGAGCAGGACGTAAATAGAGAGGCTTCTCCGAACTCTACAGAGACCCCTTCTTCTGTTGCCCAGTTGCATCTTAAGGTCCCTCTGACTGTGACTACCAACACAGACAGCAGCTCTCTGAAAGATCTCTGTCTTCACACCAGTTTGAAAGCCAGTCAGCTAAATCTTGGAGGTTTGTAAAGCGTGGCTTCAATTTTGGCTTCCATAATGTTATATGGTGTTATTTGTGACGGTAAGGTTTTGTGCTGAAGTAAAGCCAGTAATCATTTATCTCCACAGACAATGAGATTTTAAATGTGACAGTCAAGTTTCTGTCTGAAAATGATTCTCATGCCTGCCTCACCATAAGTGCCCCAGCCCACCTTCTGCCTATGAGCCTGTGAGTTCAGTTTTTccttaattaaaaaaatcaaGTTCCTTTGTACCTGTTAAAAGACTCATCATCACATGATTGAAGCCTTTTTGTGTGTACTCTAATACAGGCTTCCTCCAGTGTGTCCTGCATCTGTGAAAAACATTTCAGCTATCCACGTTGATGCAGGTGAACAGCTGACTTCAGCATCACACACCTGCTATAGCCTGCATTCTAAGAATGACCCCACACTCCGAGTCATGTTGACTAAGGTACATTGGGTCCTACATTACAACAGTAAGTCACACATAAAGCAGATATCTTTATTCacagtgtcagtttttttctccacttttccTTTTTAGGAGGACCAGCGTGTGGCAGTGCAACATCTTATAGAAGTCAGTGTGTTTCTGCTTGGAGTCTGTTTGATAATCTGTTTGGTTGGTAGTCTGACAACTTCCCTGACACGGCGTTACCAGTGGAATGGGCTGGATCTACAAAATGTAACTCAtttcttttaaatttatttttctctcatAGTATTACTGGCAAAGATTAAATTCTGACATTGGTGACATTTAcatagtatatacagtatataattgTAGAATGATCTTATTCACCACATCTTAGTCTGCTGTGAAATTTTGACTGTTTAATGTGATTAATCTAATGTGCTTTATATTATTTGCAGGAGCCTTTGATTGACCCCTGAAAAGTTTTCCTCTTCTGCATCTTGACAACATCATTTGGTGATTGGCAAGGTGTACATTCCTGTTGTGAATACTAGACTGAGATAATATAGGATAAACACTAATTACAATGATTCATTAATGTGATACACTACATGGACCATGATGTAAACTGGACCAACTCATCAGCTGGTAATGCTCACACTGTTTGACTACCCATACATTTACTTATGAGGTACTCATTGATATGATTGCACACTTTTTGCCTCTATTTTAATATTTGTTCACAGTTGTCTAACAATAGTGTTCTGCATTTCTGCTATTTGTGTTCTATCAACCTGTCTCACTACCTCTATGTGTCCCCAAAATATTGTTGTTAATACCTGAATTCTCTTAAATTCAGTTGAGATTTCATTAATCTCTGATGTTTAGCATGTGTTGAATTAACATGCATGCCTATTGAGGATTCTGTTAGTAGAAACTTTGGCACCTTTGCTTGTTCAAGTCAGTTTTTTATTTATACAATCCAATATCATAAAACACAAATTTGTCTTGAAGGGTTTTACAATCTGTATTGTAACTTCAAAAAAAGGGAAGAAACCTCAGGAAAAGTCACAGGTGAGAGATCACTCTTAcgtgaaagaaagacagaaatggtAAAATAATTCTCTTTTGGGAAGGAATATTTTGATTGtagattgttgttgtttttaatccaGGATAAAATCAAGTTAAATGTgtcattaatatatatatttttttaaaggctCAAAATGTAAAAGCTCTAACATATGTGTTTAGACACACACCACTgattgtaataaatgttttatttaactgTAACAATTGACCTTTTGAACAATAATCTATTCTTCAATAACTATTTGTATACTCAATATTTTTGTTCAGACTAACAATAGACTAATATTTTCAGATAATAGAGATCTAAGTTTTCATTGTGGTTAAGAGCCCTTTTCTTGTGTGGCAGTTGGTTTGCAATCTACACTTAGtggatgtgttttgttttaattttttttttttatctatacaTCTATAAAATAAAAAAGGCATCAAAAGTAAAAGGTCAAGCAGAAAGTGCAGACCTCTGCAACAATCTTTAGTCCACCCTTCTCACTCCACAACATTattacaacacaaacaaaatcaGGAGTATTTCCCTCCTTTTTGTCAGTAGGAAGTCACTTTAAATAATTTAACTGACTTTTACCCTCCTACTATCTCTCTACCAGATTCAAGATAGTGAAAATCAAAAACCATATTTACCATCGGCAGTTAGTGATTTcttattgattgactgattgacatTACACTAGTATAATAAGTATTCTTTTACTAATTATATAGAATAAAAATTCTTTTTAACTACCGGAGTGAATATAAATTCCGACAGAGGTCCACCGGCGTTTCACCTCTGTACGTTGCGTGAATTTTGCTCCAATAATTGTTAAGGATCTTTACGTAGCATCCTTCTATTGGCTGGAAATAGAAAATCGAGGCGGGATTTCTGCCGACCAGGAGGACAGCAACTATCCACCGTTGGACTGTTCGGATTTTCGCGGCCTGGCGGATCGCTTCATGTTGGAGACGAGGAAACAACACTGCTCAGTAATTACTTCCCTTTGGACGGGTTTTATACAAGTGTGACGCCACCACAAATTCGCCGTCATATGAAAACGGTCTGCAAAGTTACGGAACATTACTTGACTTGGTAGCCATTAGCTATCTCCACAGTGTCGTGCTAGCTAGCAAGATGTCGTTACCAATAAACAGTTCATAGAAGACGCTAGCCTCCGCTAGCAGCTTGCTACTTAGCTTACCATCAAACTTAAATGTTATTTGCAGCGTAACATAGGAAAAGTCTTCCACTAGTTAATCACGAAATCTGACTTAGCCTCACTCCACAGTTTTCCCGACTGCGGAGATAACTGAcgtgtgcacaaacacacaagtcAAATGTTTTTGTAACGTTAGCTTGTACGGCACTCATAAGGACCATTTGCTCCTAGCCATTAAAATTTGTTGATCTCAAACAGGCCTCCCACGTGTGAACACTCACCTGAGGGACGCTTTGGCCATAACATGGATGTTTACTGGTAGACTTTATCCCCAGCATTTGCCCCGAAGTGTCCATATCAGATAATGTTTGGTCAGTTCCGGTGTTTATTTAATGGGCCAAGTTTCGGTCTAAAACTGTACCGTCCCGTAATCGTTTTCCTCTTTTAGGATAAAGGCCCTGGTCAGGAAGAGGACCAAAATAGTTGTGAGAGGCCATGGCCTGCTCAAACTACAGCAGCCTGAGCAGGGCACAGCTCACCTTTGAGTACCTACATACAAACTCGTAAGTACCAATTTACTGTTGCT encodes:
- the LOC115426047 gene encoding transmembrane protein 248 isoform X2, with protein sequence MMGFWQPLTNLRGCISQNPPWVTFFLCLLALAVSFIGLACYSYSHTLPNPDSVKDWNHLLSSLSQYQLCTKANESSPELVYPVPSALEQDVNREASPNSTETPSSVAQLHLKVPLTVTTNTDSSSLKDLCLHTSLKASQLNLGDNEILNVTVKFLSENDSHACLTISAPAHLLPMSLLPPVCPASVKNISAIHVDAGEQLTSASHTCYSLHSKNDPTLRVMLTKEDQRVAVQHLIEVSVFLLGVCLIICLVGSLTTSLTRRYQWNGLDLQNEPLIDP
- the LOC115426047 gene encoding transmembrane protein 248 isoform X1 — its product is MWSLMMGFWQPLTNLRGCISQNPPWVTFFLCLLALAVSFIGLACYSYSHTLPNPDSVKDWNHLLSSLSQYQLCTKANESSPELVYPVPSALEQDVNREASPNSTETPSSVAQLHLKVPLTVTTNTDSSSLKDLCLHTSLKASQLNLGDNEILNVTVKFLSENDSHACLTISAPAHLLPMSLLPPVCPASVKNISAIHVDAGEQLTSASHTCYSLHSKNDPTLRVMLTKEDQRVAVQHLIEVSVFLLGVCLIICLVGSLTTSLTRRYQWNGLDLQNEPLIDP